The genomic stretch attagcggcaactacaAACGTTGTTGCTATTGATCctccaatagcggcaacttttaaagttgccgctattaggtcctcaatagcggcaacttcaTGTTGCCGCTACtaggccaagtatttttttattttttttgtctggacgattagcggcaactatcaaagttgccgctattgatactccaatagcggcaacatagaacgttgccgctattatgccattaatagcggcaacttaaagttgccgctattaggccaagtattttcttatttgatttttgtttggacgattagcggcaactacgaaagttgccgctattgattctctaatagcggcaacttaacgttgccgctattaggccaagtattttcttatttgatttttgtctgGACGATTAGCAGCAACTAcgaaagttgccgctattgattctctaatagcggcaactttcaacgttgccgctattatgccctcaatagcggccactttaagttgccgctattaggccaagtattttttttatttgttttttgtcttgacgattagcggcaactactaaagtcgccgctatttatcctctaatagcggcaactgtCAAcattgccgctattaggccctcaatagcggccactttatgttgccgctattaggccaagtattttttattttctttttgtcttgacgattagcggcaactactaaagttgccgctattgatcctctaatagcggcaacgtctaaagttgccgctattaggccctcaatagcggcaactttatgttgccgctattaggccaagtattttttattttctttttgtcttgacaattagcggcaactaccaaagtggccgctattgatcctctaatagcggcaactttaaacgttgccgctattaggccctcaatagcggcaacattatgttgccgctattaggccaagtatttttttatttgtttttttgtcttgacgattagcggcaactaccaaagtggccgctattgatcctctaatagcggcaacttttaaagttgccgctgTTGCGCTCCTAATAGCGGCAATAGATTGTTGCCACTAATTGTgtttaaatagcggcaactgaaatcgccgctattgagtgccTAACAGCGGCAACTTGTTAATGTTGCCGCTGATGGGTAGTAAATAGCGGCAAGATGAGTCGCCGCTATTAGTGTTGCTGCTAAATATCgtaatttttggtatttagcGTCCGCGATTAGCGGCGACaataaagtcgccgctaatggcctctcattagcggcaacttttagtagttgccgctaataacccctcattagcggcaacttttgggtcgccgctaataatttggttgctaatgaccaaatttcttgtagtgttccaAAATGTAGTAAACGACTTTATTGGTAGCTTGTTTAGCGAATTTAGCTGAGAATTGCAAATAGAGTGTTATTGCTGAGAGTACTATAGCTTTTACTACGAGCCCCTTACAAACTTGAAGTAATAGTCtatgtttgatgaaatgatTAAGCAAAATATTTGTTAGTGATTGACTTGTCAATCATacattcttaattattttactgaTTATGAACTAGTAcattatactttaaaaatattgtgtaaaagttgtagtacccTAAGTATTTTCTTTGCAAGTATTAGATGTGAAATAGATCGCATACTTACTAAGTTCCGACAATTCGATGTGTGTTTGCTTGCGTTTCATTGTCTCCAACTATTCGAGCcatcccaaaatctgatatttttggattcatttcacAATCCAAGAGAATGTTACTGGGTTTTAGATCTCTATGTATGATTCGTAACCTTGAATATcgatgaagataaagaagccctTGAGCAATTCCTTCAATAATGCGTATGCGTGTCCCCCATTCTAACATCTTTTTCTTAGTTTGATCTGTTTAAATAGTACAACTAAGAAAATTAGTACTTAAGAACCTAGAAACATATGAGAGGaaaatatatacacatatatacataaacGTGTACTCACCAAAAAGGTAGAAATCCAAACTTTGATTGGGCAAGTactcatatattaatatctttTCATCTCGCTCAATACAACAACCTAAGATTCTGACAAGATTTCTATGCTGGAGTTTTGCTATTAGTATTGTCTCATTTCTGAACTCCTCAATTCCTTGTCCAGATCTTTTTGAAAGCATCTTTACTGCAATTTCCTTCCCTTGAAGTAATTTTCCCTATGAAGGAGAACcataagctctttaaactttcaCGAAGGTTTGccattaatgtttttatttattatttctttatttatttttaatgttcaaaGCACATTCATCAGGAAAATGTAACGTACCTTATAAACAGGACCAAACCCTCCTTCTCCAAGCTTATTCATATTTGAGAATTTATTGGTTGCAGCTGATACGCTCTTATAACTGAATAGTGGTAACTCAGCatccttctctcttctctttagaTTATTGCTAGTGTTCATTCCATCATCGATTACATAGAGTTCAGCATCGAAATCAAATAATAGTAGATTATTGCTTGAAGCCTTCTCTCCTATTTGATATAGAGTGATAAGAATTGGTCAATATACATGAAAATCCAGTGGTTGGTCTGAGAAAATCAATTGAGGTGACATCATTAGGTTCATcaagtaagtttttttttagtcatttcTGCAAATAAGTACTAATGGTATAGGAATTTTTTGAAAGTGATTTCTATGTACAATTTTCTTGTCTTAAATTAATGTTTACGCTTACCTATGCATTCGAGCTTTCTTTTGCttgaaaaacaaatgaagaggCATACGAGAAGCCCTATTGTAGGGACCAGCACAACTACCAATACTTTCCATTTTTTGCCTGATTATGACGACAAGAATTACTATTAGCTCAACCATAACAGAGAATAAAGTATTAGTTCAAAACAAAAGATAACataaatttgtttatatttttcacCTTTGGTATTTTGATACTCAGCAGCAGCAAGTCTGAGATAGATATCTTGTCTTGTCTCGCCACCATCTGAGAGTTGACGTAAGTTAAAAAGAGCTCCTTCCCATATCATACACCCACTCCTATTATAAGCATAAGCTGTGCAAGAACAATTTTCCATGCAAGCCAGTTTACATCTGCTAGCATTCACAGCCAAATATGCTTTTGAATAAACAGGCAATTGCATGTTTGATATTTTCAGAAACCAATCTTTCTTGCCATTAGCATACGTATTATTCTCACATTGCAAAGGGGATTTCCTCACACACCCACCTGACCAATCTGTCACAGAAAATGGTTCAAAACCTCTTAGACACTCACAAGGGTTTGAGAGATTGTCACGACACACCCCAAATGCACCACACAAAGCAAAGACATCAGAAAGGTTCCACGGCGCATACCAAAATTCACTCCATACCCTAGGGCCAGACCACCACACCCGTTCCCTCAGCTGTCCTCTGTAGCCAATCCGAAATTTAGAAATGTAAGAAGGATTACGAAGAGAGTAAGTCAAATATCCTTCACTTTCATTTTTACTTGGCACAAAAGTGAAGTTGAGAACTCAATCCGTTCATTTCAGGAACTAAGCTGAAAGATTTTCCGTTCCAAACTCCAGAACTCCCATAGATTTGGGATCTGTTCCACTCTAAGAAATATTGATTGCTTCCATTTGGGTCTAACCCAAACGAGAACACACCAGGTGCTGGATCTTCTGAATTTTTCCATGAAATGAGCTTATTGATTCCCACCTTTGAACCTGGCAGCCATGTATCGGTTGGATGGTCGAAACTCTCCCAAAATATACAACTCTGGTTCGACCCATCTCTTAAAACCAAATTCCCATCTTCACCAAGTACTGCTTCAGTTAAATTTGACCCGGGAAATGTCAAATTTGTCGACCAAACTGGGATCCATGGGGAACCTTGAAACAGGAGTAGATTGCCATCTTCTGAGAGGTCAAGTCTTGAGGAAGATGGGTCAGACAAAGGGGTGTCTCTGTTTGCTACCCAAACAACTTCCTTTGGAACAAACATTTTGTACCATATGCCCAGGTAGATTTTTAATGAAGTTCCTGGTTGGAAGAAACCGAGCTCAAAAGTGCCACCTTTAGATACTATggtctctctctttgaaagGGAAAGAGAGTGACCTGGAGAAAGGGTATCACCAGCTATGGAGAAGCATGATCTGTAATAAGACATGATTAGAAGCAGAGCAAATAAGAGCCATGGCTTCTTACTCTTCATGATGGCACCCCTCGCTCTCTAACTTGCAGAACCGCAGTTAGTAATTAcagaaaaattaatatatgctTGAAGAAGAAAACTTAGACTCTTCTTGTGACGAAGTTCTCTTCCAGCCTACAGCTGAGTGTGTACAATCAAGCTCTAGATAACGCATTAATGGAGTTCCACAACAACGTCTAACAACTAATAACCACTGTGTCGACAGAATTAATAAAACGACagattttcatttaaaatgattttgattaaatcttgaccgttgcttttttaatagcatacGTGCTGTAATTTTTAACTACAGCTCATAAGTCGGATCCACTCTAATAAGTGTCaactcacatgttttttttaatattttaacagtcatttattgcaatttcattaatttaaatattgaataacacttgtcacttattagaataggttaaaaaaaattttgtttggaagaaatttgtgtcttgaaaataaataaatgacgaTCATAGGCAAGAAGTAGTCAACCATGGTAGGTAGGAGCACAATTCATTGGGTTAGAAACCCGTCAAGAAAGAAAGatactgaaaaatattttcctggcAATTAAGTAGCAACCTCCCAACTAAAGAGAAAAGAcgaaaaagataaaaatcaGAGCGACGCATGCACTAAAGCAATTCAAAAGAGTTTTTCCCTTTCCCcctttgaattagaaaaaaagaacaggAAAGTAGTTTGATAAGATCAAATTAAAGCAGTCTGCACAATTGTATGACTAACATGTCGTGTTGAATCTGTTGACAAATTGACTTCAACATCAACTGCTTATTCGATGTATTGTTACATGAGTTTAGTAGGAAAGGAGTAGAATGAAAGTATATATAATGCATACGTTTATGTTTAGGAAACAGATTCGATCTCCAGTTTATAAAATGAATTAGAGAAGAGCCggttcttttaaaataaaagataaaattatcattttatttttaaaaatcagcTCCTTTCCGGAGAGGTTCTCATAAGTTCATTGGTGTTGGGAAGTGGtgaaaatttcatatttatattgtaattacttttttgaagtatataactgttttttttttttttttttgtggtctcATGGATGGAGATATGTTTATGGGAATAATACATTTTACCCTCTCAAAAATTGGCAGTGTACCCCAAccaaatttctaaaatttttaatctAGCCACTCTGTTAGCCATTTCGGTATTCTTTGACAGAAAATGGCTCACATGCGTCGCATGTGCGTTTTTCGgtgaaaattttccaaaattgcCTCATATAGATGTATTGAATTCCAAAAATGCCTggaattaaataaaacaaaaaattgccCCATGGGCCATTTGCCACCCCCATTGGCTGGATTGGggtgggtttttttattttttattttattcaaaaacaaGGGGCagttatgtatttttaataagttttgtAAGAGAACCAAAATCATTGTCTACATTGGAGACATGATTTGGTACgggagtaaaatgtatttttcctatGATTATATGGTAATTTGtatcattttctaaaataattgtCATGCCTTAGAAACTTTACAAATCATGTCCACGCCAACATTATACATTGAGATCAAATTCCAATTGTTTTGATCAATTGAAACCAACAATATTCTAAATTAAGGTCTGCATGTTCAAACCTGCCGGCTTCCTCGTACTATCTCGTAGTGTGACACCCGTTAAAACCCCGAAGCCTTGCTGAAGGGGCCTGGGTTTCTTCATAGATTCTGTATAAAGTATTTACTTAATTACGTATTGGTTGTATATAGTTAAATCAAATGTGCCTGAAAGGTGTTTGTGAAAATGTCCAAATAAGTAGTCAATTgcatgtcactttttttttcttcttgcttttcAAAGACGCAAATGCTTTACTAAAACAAATCCTGCTTTTGAGAAAGGTTTATAAAACACCCTACTTTTGCAAAAGATGCACAACCATTCATGCTTTTCTGTTGTTTCATGAGCAAAAAAGTGTAAGCTTTCTTTGAGAATCTCTTTCGAAATAAAGacttctttttctaataatttcattttcctttggaTTATGGCCACGACTAGCGGATGTAGGCAAAAGGGTGAGTGGCTTTTTtatgaaagaacaaaaaggtgtgcagttttaattttttattatttagttttggTGGAAGAGTGTAGAACGGGTTGCTTGAGATTTGAATTTTGAGTACAATGACGTGCATGGCATGTTGCAGGCTGTTCAATGTAATGAACGGCCTGGATTATCAAAATTGAGGATCTAgcaatttctttgaaattattgTCAATCCAGATATGATAGTCTAATAGGGACAAGCAAATAACTAAACTATTTAACTTTATCTATAACATGGCCAAGAGATAATATAATGAGATAGACTAGttaagagaagaagaggaagattaGAACTAGAGGAGGAAGATGATTTATCAAATACCGAGTTTCTTAATTATAAGCCTTAGtatattttaaacttttgcatTCTTTACTtacaaagaaatgaaagaaagaaaaagaagatagtGGGGGgaacgaaaaaagaaaactaaaaagaaatagaagagcATGAACTGTCTAAAGAGAGAATGAAGTTATGAATACCAGTAATAGGGAGGTGAAAAAAGTATGAAAATGTGACGTATCATgttttaaaatgataattttttaaagacacttaattataatgaaaaataacatgtgcatataaatgGCTAGTGTTTAATAATGTACCGtacatgaaagaaaaattatacttagatcccgtaaaaacttataaattctATATGGATTGTATTATTGGAAACAACACTAAAATAAGATTGAACTAAGACAACATttaaacaagtatatatatgtagCATATCAATGCACATACAAATCAGACAGAGAGTTTAGTTCTACAACATTATTTGCATTGATATTGGAATCATTCATCGGGCTTCCATTGTTGAAATagttaaactattttttgagcaAATTTCTGGATTGTCAATTGTTGAATTTGTGTCGATCACATTCCGACCTCTTGTAAAAGCAGGTTGCTTGGGTGTAGGTAGAGGTGCATGTTCATTGCTAATCATTGAGACTACATCAGGCATAGTAGGTCGATCGGTCGGGCTTTCTTGGACACAAAGAAGGCCAATGTTAATGAATCTCAATATAATAGAAGTTGAAGAAGGATACCCTATTGTTGACTCCATTaactccaaaatttgatcatcTTTCCACAGCTCCCATGCCTagttcatttcaaataaaactaaatttagctaaaaactACTggcattttaatttataagattcATGTAAAACATAAGGAATTTGGGAGATTATAAAAGTTACTTACATATCTAAGAAGATTGAGTGACTCGCTGTTATAGAAGCCAGTGTTCTTCTTGCCACTCACAATCTCTAGTATTAATACTCCAAAGCTAAACACATCAGACTTTATCGAGTACAAACCATCCATAGCATATTCGGGAGACATATAGCCACTGCATTCCAAAATGTAGTAAACGACTTTATTGGTAGCTTGTTTAGCGAATTTAGCTGAGAATTGCAAATAGAGTGTTATTGCTGAGAGTACTATAGCTTTTACTACGAGCCCCTTACAAACTTGAAGTAATAGTCtatgtttgatgaaatgatTAAGCAAAATATTTGTTAGTGATTGACTTGTCAATCATacattcttaattattttactgaTTATGAACTAGTAcattatactttaaaaatattgtgtaaaagttgtagtacccTAAGTATTTTCTTTGCAAGTATTAGATGTGAAATAGATCGCATACTTACTAAGTTCCGACAATTCGATGTGTGTTTGCTTGCGTTTCATTGTCTCCAACTATTCGAGCcatcccaaaatctgatatttttggattcatttcacAATCCAAGAGAATGTTACTGGGTTTTAGATCTCTATGTATGATTCGTAACCTTGAATATcgatgaagataaagaagccctTGAGCAATTCCTTCAATAATGCGTATGCGTGTCCCCCATTCTAACATCTTTTTCTTAGTTTGATCTGTTTAAATAGTACAACTAAGAAAATTAGTACTTAAGAACCTAGAAACATATGAGAGGaaaatatatacacatatatacataaacGTGTACTCACCAAAAAGGTAGAAATCCAAACTTTGATTGGGCAAGTactcatatattaatatctttTCATCTCGCTCAATACAACAACCTAAGATTCTGACAAGATTTCTATGCTGAAGTTTTGCTATTAGTATTGTCTCATTTCTGAACTCCTCAATTCCTTGTCCAGATCTTTTTGAAAGCATCTTTACTGCAATTTCCTTCCCTTGAAGTAATTTTCCCTATGAAGGAGAACcataagctctttaaactttcaCGAAGGTTTGccattaatgtttttatttattatttctttatttatttttaatgttcaaaGCACATTTATCAGGAAAATGTAACGTACCTTATAAACAGGACCAAACCCTCCTTCTCCAAGCTTATTCATATTTGAGAATTTATTGGTTGCAGCTGATACGCTCTTATAACTGAATAGTGGTAACTCAGCatccttctctcttctctttagaTTATTGCTAGTGTTCATTCCATCATCGATTACATAGAGTTCAGCATCGAAATCAAATAATAGTAGATTATTGCTTGAAGCCTTCTCTCCTATTTGATATAGAGTGATAAGAATTGGTCAATATACATGAAAATCCAGTGGTTGGTCTGAGAAAATCAATTGAGGTGACATCATTAGGTTCATcaagtaagtttttttttagtcatttcTGCAAATAAGTACTAATGGTATAGGAATTTTTTGAAAGTGATTTCTATGTACAATTTTCTTG from Corylus avellana chromosome ca1, CavTom2PMs-1.0 encodes the following:
- the LOC132170320 gene encoding receptor-like serine/threonine-protein kinase SD1-8, with amino-acid sequence MKSKKPWLLFALLLIMSYYRSCFSIAGDTLSPGHSLSLSKRETIVSKGGTFELGFFQPGTSLKIYLGIWYKMFVPKEVVWVANRDTPLSDPSSSRLDLSEDGNLLLFQGSPWIPVWSTNLTFPGSNLTEAVLGEDGNLVLRDGSNQSCIFWESFDHPTDTWLPGSKVGINKLISWKNSEDPAPGVFSFGLDPNGSNQYFLEWNRSQIYGSSGVWNGKSFSLVPEMNGLSSQLHFCAKGQLRERVWWSGPRVWSEFWYAPWNLSDVFALCGAFGVCRDNLSNPCECLRGFEPFSVTDWSGGCVRKSPLQCENNTYANGKKDWFLKISNMQLPVYSKAYLAVNASRCKLACMENCSCTAYAYNRSGCMIWEGALFNLRQLSDGGETRQDIYLRLAAAEYQNTKGEKASSNNLLLFDFDAELYVIDDGMNTSNNLKRREKDAELPLFSYKSVSAATNKFSNMNKLGEGGFGPVYKGKLLQGKEIAVKMLSKRSGQGIEEFRNETILIAKLQHRNLVRILGCCIERDEKILIYEYLPNQSLDFYLFDQTKKKMLEWGTRIRIIEGIAQGLLYLHRYSRLRIIHRDLKPSNILLDCEMNPKISDFGMARIVGDNETQANTHRIVGTYGYMSPEYAMDGLYSIKSDVFSFGVLILEIVSGKKNTGFYNSESLNLLRYAWELWKDDQILELMESTIGYPSSTSIILRFINIGLLCVQESPTDRPTMPDVVSMISNEHAPLPTPKQPAFTRGRNVIDTNSTIDNPEICSKNSLTISTMEAR